AAGGAGAAAGCGGATACATCGACGAATCAATACTGCAAATTTGACAGCGTGCCGCTGACTCTGTTCACGTCGTCCTTGTATTTGGCGGCGCTGGCCTCCTCCATTCTCGCGGGGACGGTCACCAGGAAACTGGGGCGGAAACTGTCAATGCTGCTCGGCGGCGTCCTATTCTGCGCCGGGGCTCTCATTAACGGCTTCGCTTACGCTGTTTGGATGCTCATTCTCGGCCGTCTTCTTCTCGGAGCTGGAATCGGCTTTGCCAATCAggtactctttttttttttttttttcaccacCAACCACAATATTCACATTCTTTGGTTTCGTTTGCAAGTTGTTGCTACACAACAAAAATGTGTTTCCAGCATGCCATTTTGTGGGATTTGTTTTATTGCTTTGAGATCTTTCAAAATTCCTCTTgtgatttttaaattattgggTTCTCAACCCCAAAAAACCATTGGCTTCTTTGTTCCATCTGTCGGCGACTATTATGATTtacttttttttgttattttattttctaaaagaatatatatatttcaaattttgataTCTGAAGCAAATTCGTTTTTAAATAGTGTACGAAATACCTTTCTGGATAATTAATTGGATTCCATATTTGAtcaatattaatcacaatttCTTTGAATAGTGTATATCACTTATTAGGTAGtagaaagaaagaaagttgaaataataataagattTGACTTTATTTTCCCAAACGCGGAATCTGAACCAGCCACGTTCAGTTTTTCTTCGTGGGTGTATGAGCACCATATATGTTTATTTCTCCAAAAAAAGGAGTAGTAATTAACATGCACAgtaaaaatgtcaaaaaaatCATAACAGTAATTGCGTTGGTTTGTTGATGCAGTCCGTACCTCTGTACCTCTCGGAGATGGCTCCCTACAAATACAGAGGCGCACTAAACATCGGATTCCAGCTATCAATCACGATCGGCATCCTGGCGGCCAACGTGCTTAACTACGGGTTCGCGCAGATCAAAGGCGGGTGGGGCTGGCGGCTGAGCTTGGGCGGCGCAATGGTCCCCGCTCTCATCATCACCGTGGGCTCCCTAATCCTCCCGGAGACGCCCAACTCCCTGATCGAGCGCGGGCAGCAGGACAAAGCGCGCGCCGAGTTGAAGAAGATCCGCGGCGTGTCGGACGTGGAGGAGGAGTTCCAGGACTTGGTTGCGGCGAGCGACGCCTCCCAGAAAGTGGAGCACCCTTGGAGGAACCTCCTCAGGAGGAAGTACAGGCCGCACCTCACCATGGCCGTCCTCATTCCTTTCTTCCAGCAGTTCACCGGCATCAACGTCATCATGTTCTACGCCCCCGTCTTGTTTAAGACCATCGGCTTCGGCGCCTCCGCCTCCTTGATGTCCGCTGTCGTCACCGGCGCTGTCAATGTCGGCGCCACCATGGTCTCCATCTACGGCGTTGATAGGTGGGGGAGACGCTTCCTTTTCCTCGAAGGCGGAATCCAAATGCTTATTTGTCAAGTACGTCGCTGTATATATATTCGAGTTTGATTCAATTCATTGATGCAGGTAATtgatgtttgtgtgtgtgtgaatggcAGATTGTTGTATCGATTTGCATTGGTTTGAAATTCGGGGTAGACGGAAATCCCGGGCAGCTGCCCAAGTGGTACGCGAGCGTGGTGGTGACGTTTATATGCATCTATGTGGCTGGGTTCGCTTGGTCGTGGGGCCCGCTGGGGTGGCTGGTGCCCAGTGAGATTTTCCCGCTGGAGATTCGGTCGGCGGCGCAGAGCTTGAACGTTGCCGTCAACATGATCTTCACTTTTATTGTGGCTCAGGTGTTCTTGACTATGCTCTGCCACTTGAAGTTCGGCTTGTTCTTGTTCTTCGCCTTTTTCGTGGTGGTCATGACCCTCTTCATATACTTTTTCCTGCCGGAGACCAAGAATGTTCCTATCGAGGAGATGGCGCTCGTCTGGAAGAAGCATTGGTTCTGGTCCAGATTCGTGACTGAGGATGATTTTCCTAATGGATCGCTTGAAATTAACCACCAAAAAGCGTGATTccgaatatttacttttatggaTAACCAAAATATTTGTGATATTTCAAACTTATTGTGATGGTTCTATTGCTAGATTTTCCCCTTTCCTTTTGATTATGTTTACGAGAAAGAAAGATTGCATGGTTTCAATGTCCATATTGTGATGATTCGGTATATAATATTATTGATATTATACCTGAAAGATTTTATGGTCCCGATATCTTTATTGTAAATTTGCCTCATGTTTTTACAATATCCATTTACGTAATTAAGTCAAAATATATACTACCATTTAATGTGAGATACTTATTAAGGATATGTGAAATATTTCAGTTAGCTGTCATTTGGTCTACAcacatttcttcttcttcttcttctccttttttTGAGATGGTGAAAACTGCTTCTGGTCATGTATGGTGGCAGATTAAAATTAAGTGCGCTAACTCAGTAGTAGAGAAGTGTGCTTGTACGTGAATggaattatataaattaataactataCTCAAATATTGAACAGTGACAAAAGTTGAAAGATTGGCCACCGATATATGGATTAACAAAGCAAAACTTTTACATTACATTTTTCATAAACTATATGTTGAAAAACAACAATTGTTTGGTTTTGAGAGGCGCGCTGTAATCTGTAGCAAGAAATGAGAAGCGAAGGTCacgggaaaatggaagaagcaAGAATCTCATGATACACCGTATCATTATCTACTTATAAATATGCGTgatttattttacttggttagAATTTGATAAGTGGTATTGCTGAATTAACTGGCAATAATGACTTGTTACTCTTCTTTTCACAAATTTGAAAGGTGATATATACTAATTAATGACCCAAAATCTTTTCCTTATGGAAGATGAATAATCCACATTCTTCTAGCCTTCcattctcaaaatattttagaTAAGTTTTAGCAAAAGATAAAGACACATTCCTTTGCTTTATGCGATAAATTATGACTGCATCCAGTGTAtgcaataaatattaattgCCATTCTATAGTTATTCATCCTTTAACCCGAAATTTCGGGCAACTTTATCACCTATCATATATTCATTTTACCATTGCACACATATTTGAGAAATATTATGCTACAAATTTTATATAGGTATcacttaaattaatttaatccaCTTTTgcgttattttttattttatatatttattttaattttaatacatcataagttattattgagattattaattatttaaattaaataaaaatcaaagttcgatTTAATTAGTTGTTTTTCcttttaacttcaaataataacaaaaagaaCAAATTgagctttgatttttatgtaataatttcaataataatttatgaagtattaaagttaaaataaatgtataaaaagATAACACTAATATGAGTGTTGCTCATATAAAATGCTCAAATAGAGTATGTTCGCATAATATTTCTCCCAATATATTCACCAAGGAGGGAAATGGGGAATGATCGTTCCTCTCttgagaaaaagaagaaaaaaaaaacatttctcCTAATATGCATACCCATTTTTATGACATTAAACAATGTTTTACagatatcaataaaataaaataaaaaaataggtgATGACTGGTGAGCCCAAAAGTTGATATTGGTACGGACATTGGGGGTGGGTTAGAAACGGGGATCAGATGCGTTCCTTTGTATTAATTGTAAATGCATATGAAAAAAAAGCCCAATTTTGTGGCATGTAAATAAAGAATTTATTCCACGAGACGTTCAATTTGAAACTGCTTTTCATTTCAACCACATAACTAATTCAATTTCCTTCTATTCATATCACCACTTATTTTCTAATTCACTTATTTTTGCAATGATGAAGCCTCTTGAGTTGTCAATAATTGTATGGATAGACCTTGCATTGGATGTGCCCAACCCGCTGCATAATTGGGATGTTATTTCGTATAGAAAGTTCTTTTTTTGTGACAAACTCAATCAACAAGTGAAATGTGGTTCAGATCAACGCTAGGAAttagttataacttataagtgGGTCTTTTTGGGGGGCAAATTTATAAGTGGGTCTTATCTTATGCGGAAAAATCTTCACGTACTCGTCGATAATtaatgaatatatttgaattaattatctGCATcccattaaaaaatattatggacgacactacaaaaaaacgcgcaaatagcgacgaaaactaccgacggcgacgccgccgccggcaattaccgacggcacggcggcggcaaaaacggcgacccgccttttgactattaccggcgaattaccgacggcaaaacggccgccgctaattagcggcggttacgccgtcgctaatttaaatatatattaatatacatatatattatttattaccgacggcatttgccgtcggtatttaccggcggcaatcggccgccgctaatcgccaccgccggtgacatccggcgatagcacaaccgccgtccggccaacgttaccgacggcatttttccgccgctaattaccgacggcaaatgccgtcggtaattaattttattttttttaattttttttttaattttttttattttttaattttttttttcatttatcatctaataaattgatcaaagataaaaatacaaaaacattgaaatcaaatatatattgaaatacaagtgaaaatgttaatttgattagtgattcactcatcaatcatcactaatccaagattattactaagaattcaagattcttagtaagaatcttataattataacttaagaatgttaatttgattagtgattcactcatcaatcatcactaatccaagattattactaagaattcaagattcttagtaagaatcttataattataacttaagaatgttaatttgattagtgattcactcatcaatcatcactaatccaagattattactaagaattcaaaattcttagtaagaatcttataattataacttaagaatgttaatttgattagtgattcactcatcaatcatcactaatctaatattattactaagaattcaagattcttagtaagattcttataattataacttaagaatattaatttgattagtgattcactcatcaatcatcactaatccaagattattactaagaattcaagattcttagtaagaatcttataattataacttaagaatgttaatttgattagtgattcactcatcaatcatcactaatccaagattattactaagaattcaagattcttagtaagaatcttataattaattataacttaagaatgttaatttgattagtgattcactcatcaatcatcactaatccaagattattactaagaattcaagattcttagtaagaatcttataattataacttaagaatgttaatttgattagtgattcactcatcaatcatcactaatccaagattattactaagaattcaagattcttagtaagaatcttataattataacttaagaatgttaatttgattagt
The genomic region above belongs to Salvia miltiorrhiza cultivar Shanhuang (shh) chromosome 5, IMPLAD_Smil_shh, whole genome shotgun sequence and contains:
- the LOC130985608 gene encoding sugar carrier protein C-like, which translates into the protein MAGGGFGPGPGNGKGKEYPGNLTAHVIVTCVVAAMGGLIFGYDIGISGGVTSMDSFLEKFFPSVFRKEKADTSTNQYCKFDSVPLTLFTSSLYLAALASSILAGTVTRKLGRKLSMLLGGVLFCAGALINGFAYAVWMLILGRLLLGAGIGFANQSVPLYLSEMAPYKYRGALNIGFQLSITIGILAANVLNYGFAQIKGGWGWRLSLGGAMVPALIITVGSLILPETPNSLIERGQQDKARAELKKIRGVSDVEEEFQDLVAASDASQKVEHPWRNLLRRKYRPHLTMAVLIPFFQQFTGINVIMFYAPVLFKTIGFGASASLMSAVVTGAVNVGATMVSIYGVDRWGRRFLFLEGGIQMLICQIVVSICIGLKFGVDGNPGQLPKWYASVVVTFICIYVAGFAWSWGPLGWLVPSEIFPLEIRSAAQSLNVAVNMIFTFIVAQVFLTMLCHLKFGLFLFFAFFVVVMTLFIYFFLPETKNVPIEEMALVWKKHWFWSRFVTEDDFPNGSLEINHQKA